AGAAGGGGAAGAAGTGGGCTGTTTTGAATCAATTTAGGACACAAGATGGAAATATGAGGGATTGGTTCGGGCATGCTGTTGCTGTCAGTGGAAACACCGCTGTCATTAGTGCTTATGAATTTGGTGGGAAAAAGAAAACCGCTGGTGATGTTTTGGGAGGCGGTCCGGGAAAAGTCTATACCTACAAGCGTGAAGGGACTAAAGGTTTTATTCCGGTGCAAGACTTCAAAGCCGTTGATGCTCAAAACGACGACCGGTTCGGATATGCCGTTGACCTCGGTGGAGAAGATCTCCTCGCTATTGGATCTCCCTATCATGACGAGCAGAAGGGTGCTGTGTATGTCTACACTCAAGAAGGAGGCAAATGGGAACAAACAGCCAAACTTCAGGCAGACGACGCAGCGCCACGAGCCCGGTTGGGCTGGGATGTCGGTGTTGATGGAAGCACTATCATTGCTGGTGCACCGCTTTCTGCTGCACCGGACAGAAACTCCGGTGCTGCTTATGTTTTTAAGCGGCAGGGAGATGATTGGGTGCAGGTGGCAAAGTTAACCCCTGAAGATGGGGACGGTGGTGATACGTTTGGTGTTTCTGTTGACGTTAGCAAGAGTCGTGTTATCGTCGGAGCAAACAAAGATGAGAACGAAGCGAAGAAACGTGGTTCCGGCTCTGCCTATATCTTTAGCAGCGTTGGGGATACCTATACACAGGAAGCCAAATTGAACGCTAAAGAGCTTCAGGAAGATGCTGGCTTCGGGTTGACGGTTTCGCTTAGTGTCAATCGTGCGCTTGTCGGCGCGCCTTCGACCGACACGAAATCGGGTGACGATTCCGGTGCGGCTTACGCCTTTTTGAAGGTCGGTGCCGACTGGGTATTGCAGGCGGAAATCATACCTGAAAAGGGAGGGAATGAAGGTGCAGGTCTGACCAGCGGTGACAACATGGGCAGTGCCGTTGCGATTGACGGGGAATTCGGCCGAAACTTCAACTTCGCTGCCGTAGGCGTACAGTGGGATGCTACTGGTCATGGCGATGATGCAGGTTCCGTGTATATCTTTGATACTGAAGATGAAGCGAGTCTTAATCTGCCGTTATCCGTTGAGCCGCGCGGTGACCTAGCACTGACGATGTTCGGGGACGTCAAACGGACTGCCTTACTTCAAAACTTTCCGAACCCGTTTAACCCTGAAACGTGGATACCTTACACCCTAGCCAATGATGCGGACGTGAGTGTTCGTATATACGATGTCCAAGGCAAGCTAATCCGTCAGTTGGACGTTGGTCAACAGCCTGCAGGCAGCTATCTCAGTAGAGAGGCGGCTGTCTATTGGAATGGTAAGGACCTATTGGGTGAATCGGTATCGAGCGGTGTTTATTTCTATACGCTCAAAGCGGACGCGTTTTCAGATACCCGCCGCATGGTTATCCTAAAATAGCTACCCTTCCTTATTCGTAGAAGCGACCTATGGGTTTTGATTGAATAATGGTTACAAAGTTATGGGCAAATTGGAATAGAAATTTCCCAAGATTGCTCGTCTTAATCTAGACCTAAAAGTATTGCTTTTTATTTCCATTTATGATATACTGTCTAGCGTCTCATACAGCAATAGATTCAACACGGATTTTAGGGGGTTAACCGATGATTGTACTTATTGGATCACCCCCTCTCACATGATGGTGGATTTCCATCATCATGAACGTCTGGAGTTGATTGGCATTCACATTTCGACTCTAGAATCTCATTAAACTCAATGAAGGAGGAATTAAAGTGAAACGCCTATTATTTGTTGCACTCGCAATAACTTTCCTTACAGGTGCTTACGCAGCAGCACAAATGGCAGTGTTTATTGATGGTGCCGACTTTGAGAGTTACGTGTCAGCACCTGCTGGTCCATGTTTTGATAAAGATATCTGTTGCCCATTCACCATCGAAGCGTGGTTCAAGCCGTTCGATTCCCAAGGGGAACGCATGATTCTCAATAAAGAGGACACGTGGGAAACCGCTAACAAAGATGGCCTCTTCCAATCTGCTGTGGCACGTGCCAATGATGTGGGTAGGAATGATGGTTGGACATGGCATAATAGCGAACTCAGTGTCGGCGTCAATGTTTGGAACCATGGCGCAATGAGCTGGGATCCGCCGAAGGTCCAAATGTATCTCAACGGCAAAGAAGGAGCAATACACGAATGGGGCGGCAAGGAACTGACGTGGGACCATCAGGATACCTTCAAGATGGGTAGGCGTGAACGTGGTGGCGCGACCCACTCTGTCTATTTCGGACTGATTGATGAGGTACGTATCTCGAAGGGTCAACGCTACAAGGGCGACTACGAGGTGCCTGAAACCGAGTTTGTGCCGGATGCAGATACGACAGCCATCTATCATCTCAATGAAGTTGAAGGTGCAGCCTCGATTGTAAATGCTGCCAAAGAGGGTGGCCATGCTAACCCGTGTCCAGATGCTACGCTTGAAGGGGCAGCTGAACTCCAAGAAGTTGATGACCAACCTTTTGAGCCGTTCGCTGTTGAACCCGGTGGCAAGATGACAACAACGTGGGGACATGTTAAAGACCGTCCAGTATACTAAAAAAATGTGATGCGTATATCACGCATCCTTAACGATGTTAAGAGGGGCGAGGCTGAAAATGCTCGCCCCTTTTTTTATTGCTTGCATCTGGGGTTATGATTTGATAACATGGGGCTGTAAGAAGTTTTTCCCTCTCGCATCGAGGGTGTAGACTTCGGTGATGATTTGATAACATGGGGTTGTAGGAACATAGGAAATTAGTCGATGAGTCATTTCACTACAGTAGCGGTTACACTTCTGTTTTTCGCCGCTGTCACTGTCTCCGCCTCCGATCTTGCCCTTGACCTTGGCGATCACCTCTTTGCGTTGGGAGACTATGACGCAGCAATTACGGAATACAAGCGGTTCCTATTTTTCGATGCCGACCATCCGCAGGCGGGTGAGGTGCAGTTCAAAATCGGCTTGGCATACCGCGCTCAGGAATGGTGGACAGAAGCGGTTGAAGCGATGATTGCGGCTGTCCAATTGACAACGGAAACCGAATTGCAGGCGGAAAGGCGAGTTGAGCTCGCTGTGACACTGATTGCCAGTGGTGCCTACGACTTCGCGCTGGTCAGTCGATCGGATCGGTTGCGTCAACGCGCCCGTTTCTTACGGGGAGTGGCTTATCTGTATCAGTTCAAGTGGGAACAGGCGCAATCGGTGTTTCACGCGTATTTCGATGAAATTCCCAGTGCAGCGGGAGCTGCTGCTGAGATTGACAGACTCTTTTTAGATGCTCACTATCGGTCACAGAAATCAGAGAAGGTGGCGCGGCTGCTCTCTACCTTTTTGCCGGGGCTAGGACAGACTTACGCTGGGAACTGGAAAAATGGGTTGAATGCCCTGCTTCTCAATGGAGTGCTCGGTTACGTTACCCTTGACGCTGCAATCGAGCGGGATTATGACGATGCGCTCCTTTCGTTTTTCTTTTTATCTTATCGCTATTATATGGGGAACCGTTATCGCGCAGCGGAGGCGGCACAGACGTTCAACGATCGGGAAAACCGTCGGCATGTTGACAGGATTTTGCAAGCTCTATCAACCCAATTCGCTGAAGGTAAGCGTGGGGAATAAAGCGAAGTACTTGAGGCCTGAATCTTGCATCTTGTATCCAGATTAAGATAGGAAGATTACACAGTTTATCATGCTCATAGATTCGCACGCCCACATTCAATTAGATAGATTTGATGCAGATCGGGAAGTTGTTTTAGAACGGGCGCAAGAAGCTGGGGTGCACGCAATTTTAGTTATTGGGTTTGATATAGAGACTAGCCGTGGGGCGATTGCACTCGCGGAGAAACATGACCAAGTCTATGCAACTGTTGGCATGCATCCACATGATGCGAAGGATTTGCATGACGAGACTATACACATCTTTCGTGACCTTGCTGCCCATCCGAGGGTATTAGCACTCGGTGAGATGGGTTTGGATTACTATCGTGACTTCTCGCCTCGTCCGATTCAGAAAGCGGCGTTTGAACGTCAGCTAGATCTGGCGGAGGAATTGGACCTCCCGATTGTCATCCACAACCGTGAAGCCTACCACGACATCCTCCCAATTTTGCAAGCACGCCGCGGCAGGGTGCGTGGTGTAATGCACTGTTTTTCGGCTGATGTTGAAATTATGCGCCAGAGTCTCGCGCTCGGATTTCACATCGGCATCGGTGGTCCGGTGACTTATCGCAAGTCAGACGCTTTGCAGGAGGTCGCGCAAAAAGTCCCTGCGGACGCCTTACTGGTGGAAACGGATTGTCCGTGGCTAGCGCCACAATTTCGACGTGGGAAGCGTAACGAGCCGGCTTATGTTCGCGCTACAGCGGAGAAGAAAGAAATTGGTGAGATAACGACACAAAATTTTGAAGGGTTGTTTATCACGTCATGAGTTCAACTTAACGTACGATATGGGTTTCTCGAAACGTAGGCATTAGTGTAGATTTGATTCAGATCAGATGTTTTAGAGGAGAATTATTAAGTGAAAATTACAAAGGTCGAGACATTTTTAGTTAAACCCCGTTGGCTCTTTTTGAAGATTCACACCGATGAGGGGTTGGTGGGGCTTGGTGAACCAATCCTCGAAGGACGCGCCAAGACCTGTGCACAAGCTGTTGATGAGCTGGCGCCCTATCTGATTGGGAAAGATCCACGGCGTGTTGTCCATCATTGGCAGGCAATGTATCGCCACGCATTCTACCGTGGAGGTCCCATCATGACAAGCGCATTGAGTGGCGTAGATCAAGCGCTCTGGGATCTTGCTGGGAAATCACTTGGTGTTCCTGTCTACCAGTTGTTGGGTGGTCCCACACGCGATCGCATCCGTTTGTACAAAGGTGGCGGTGATCCTGAGACGATCAAAGAGTGGGTCGATAAAGGGTTCACAGCATTTAAGACAGGTGTTTCTGGCGGGAGGCCCGCCCGGCTAATTGAATCGAAGGGATTTGTTGCCGAATTGCGCGAAGCCGCTGGGCCTGATGTCGATATTGGAATTGACTTCCACGGTGCAATCAGTCCGCAGACAGCAAAACTACTGATTCGTGCGTTAGAACCTTACCAGCCGATGTTTGTCGAGGAACCGTGTCAATGTCAGAATGTAGATGTGATGGCGGAAATTGCGCGTGGCACACATTTGCCGATTGCTACTGGAGAACGGATTTTCACTAAGTGGGGCTTCCGTGAAATATTGGAGAAGGGTGCTGCTTCTATTCTGCAACCGGATCTGTGCCATGCGGGTGGAATCAGTGAAGTCCGACTCATTGCGGGCATGGCGGAGGCATACTACGCTGGTCTGGCGCCTCACAATCCGTTGGGCCCGATTTCACTTGCGGCGTGCATTCAGCTGGATGCGTCGATTCCCAACTTCCTCGCGCAGGAGCATACGACGTTAGGGGAGGGTTACCTCAAGAACCCATTTGTTTTCAAGGACGGCTTCGTGGAGTTACCGACCGGTCCCGGTTTGGGGATTGAACTTGATGAGGATGCGATGGAGGATAAGATCGACCATGACTGGCAGAACGGTCAGACTTATGATCCAGATGATGGGTCGGTGATCGACTGGTAGTTTGCGCGTTTGGTCATTGGTTCATTAGTACATTGATTCATTGAATGAAGTTCTGAACTCTTGGACGCTAACCGATGGGGAAACAACATCCTCATCAATTCGCGCCAAGGGTTAATGCGAGAAGTTGAATAAAACTAAGGAGGCGTGCAATGTTAACAGCGGAGCAGGAATCGTATTTCGACACTTTTGGTTTTCTCTTTATGCGGCGTTACTTCTCATCGGAGGAGATGAGCGAGATTACTTATGAATTCGACAAGGTACTAACGGAAGAGAGCGGTGGCAAGCCCTTTACCGGGGAGGAACAGCATACGACAACCATCGTTGAGCAAAATTCCTTTTTCACACAACTTGTCGAGGCTGATCGCATCTACAAGATCATTGGACAGTTGATGCCGGGTGAGTTCATCTGGTCTGGCTCTGAAGGCAACCTTACCGCCCATAGCGAGCACCGATGGCATGCGGATCGGCAAGGTGTGGCGGAGGTTGATTACCTGCGGATTAAGGTGATGATCTATCTCGATCCAGTGACGAAGGAACGGGGTTGCCTACGCGTTATCCCGGGTTCACACCGGCTGCCCCTCCACATGGATCTTGAGCCGCTGATCGCCCAGAAACCGGATTCGAGCCCAACGACCTTCGGAGTTTCCGGATCAGAATTACCGTGCTTTCCTCTCGAAGCGCAGCCCGGCGATGTCGTGTTCTTCAATCACTGTCTGTGGCACGGGATGTTTGGTGGTTGGTCGGGTCGTCGCTATATCGCTCTGAAATTTGCCGCCAAACCGACAACTGAGGCACACATGGCTTCTTTACGGCGTTGGTCGCCCTATGCCCTGAAGCCCAATGCGGCGTTTGTGAATAGTGATCGACCGCGAATTCAGAGCATGATGAAAGGCGTTCCGGGAATTGGATCGGGTGGTTAATTGTGGGGATTGATATGCCCTAGTTTAACGGTGGGTACGGTCACCGCAAGGGTCGGTTGAAAATCTATTGCAAATATTCTGATTATATCTCTGCCTGCTTCGGATCGCGGATGAAAAGCGCAGTCAAGATGGTCGCGAGTGTAGCGACGATAAGAACGAAGATCCATGGATAGGTTGGGTTTTGGGCGTAGAGGTAGCCTCCCGCAAGGGATGCTATCATCAAGGGCAGGGTGATGAGAAAACCGGTACCAGGACCACCAGTTCCGCCCCCTGCGGCACCAATCATGACTCCACCTTGTCCCAACGCTGCCATCACCTGTCCCCGAATCTTTCGTGGCGCGATGTCTGCCACTAGCGCAGTGCACGCAGGGAGAGTAATGGCAGATGCCACTGCAATCACTAACCGTATCAGAAGAACAGCGGTGAAACCTTTCGCAAGGATGAACAGTGGTACTGCTACCGTTGAAAGGAGCAAGGCTACCAACAGTGAGGTCGTCCTGCCCCAACGGTCAACGCCAACTCCTGCTGGGATGAGTATCAAAAGTCGCAATGCTGTCTCACAAAGCAAGATCAGTCCCCACTGCGATGAAGATAAGCCAATTTGCTCTATAGCGTAGACCACCCAGAAGGGACTCGCCACTCCATTGGCCATAAAACTGAGGATAATGACGCCGGCTAATGCCTTCAGAGAGGCGGGTAAATCCCGCAACAATGTGGGCATTCCACCATACGATTCGGTAAGCAGCTTTGGGAAGGAAGAAACCGTCAGGCGGGTATGGCGCTTCGATCTCGATTCTTTGAGGAAGCGGACATGTATAACAGCGGAAGCGAAGTACAATACCAGCATCGCCCCATACAGCGTCCGGACACCAGTATTTGGACCAGAGGACTCTACAACGAGACCAGCGATGTAAGGCGCGAAGATGGAAAGACCGCTCGAAATGACGTCCATCGTCGCGATGCCTCTGCCACGGTCTTCTGGGGACAATGAGTCGGCAATCAGCGCGGACCGGGGTGGAAATCCCAAAACCACCAAACCGCTCATCAGTGAAGCGATGGCAACCACTTCCCATCTAAACGCAAGGACATATATTAGAAGGAAGGCGACGGAGAGATAGTTACTCAGCACGATGAGTTTAACTCGACTGGCGCGATCGGACAGAAAGCCGGCGATGGGAAATACAATCAACCCAGCCAGTGGTCTGAGAAAGTTTACCCAACCGATAGTTCTGGCATCCCCACCGAGAGCCAGAACATACAGTGATGCGTAAGGAAAAACCATCGCA
Above is a genomic segment from Candidatus Poribacteria bacterium containing:
- a CDS encoding phytanoyl-CoA dioxygenase family protein, which produces MLTAEQESYFDTFGFLFMRRYFSSEEMSEITYEFDKVLTEESGGKPFTGEEQHTTTIVEQNSFFTQLVEADRIYKIIGQLMPGEFIWSGSEGNLTAHSEHRWHADRQGVAEVDYLRIKVMIYLDPVTKERGCLRVIPGSHRLPLHMDLEPLIAQKPDSSPTTFGVSGSELPCFPLEAQPGDVVFFNHCLWHGMFGGWSGRRYIALKFAAKPTTEAHMASLRRWSPYALKPNAAFVNSDRPRIQSMMKGVPGIGSGG
- a CDS encoding MFS transporter → MLNKSVIGNAKRLMSGNIMIFSITGLLGNFARAMVFPYASLYVLALGGDARTIGWVNFLRPLAGLIVFPIAGFLSDRASRVKLIVLSNYLSVAFLLIYVLAFRWEVVAIASLMSGLVVLGFPPRSALIADSLSPEDRGRGIATMDVISSGLSIFAPYIAGLVVESSGPNTGVRTLYGAMLVLYFASAVIHVRFLKESRSKRHTRLTVSSFPKLLTESYGGMPTLLRDLPASLKALAGVIILSFMANGVASPFWVVYAIEQIGLSSSQWGLILLCETALRLLILIPAGVGVDRWGRTTSLLVALLLSTVAVPLFILAKGFTAVLLIRLVIAVASAITLPACTALVADIAPRKIRGQVMAALGQGGVMIGAAGGGTGGPGTGFLITLPLMIASLAGGYLYAQNPTYPWIFVLIVATLATILTALFIRDPKQAEI
- a CDS encoding LamG domain-containing protein produces the protein MKRLLFVALAITFLTGAYAAAQMAVFIDGADFESYVSAPAGPCFDKDICCPFTIEAWFKPFDSQGERMILNKEDTWETANKDGLFQSAVARANDVGRNDGWTWHNSELSVGVNVWNHGAMSWDPPKVQMYLNGKEGAIHEWGGKELTWDHQDTFKMGRRERGGATHSVYFGLIDEVRISKGQRYKGDYEVPETEFVPDADTTAIYHLNEVEGAASIVNAAKEGGHANPCPDATLEGAAELQEVDDQPFEPFAVEPGGKMTTTWGHVKDRPVY
- the dgoD gene encoding galactonate dehydratase; protein product: MKITKVETFLVKPRWLFLKIHTDEGLVGLGEPILEGRAKTCAQAVDELAPYLIGKDPRRVVHHWQAMYRHAFYRGGPIMTSALSGVDQALWDLAGKSLGVPVYQLLGGPTRDRIRLYKGGGDPETIKEWVDKGFTAFKTGVSGGRPARLIESKGFVAELREAAGPDVDIGIDFHGAISPQTAKLLIRALEPYQPMFVEEPCQCQNVDVMAEIARGTHLPIATGERIFTKWGFREILEKGAASILQPDLCHAGGISEVRLIAGMAEAYYAGLAPHNPLGPISLAACIQLDASIPNFLAQEHTTLGEGYLKNPFVFKDGFVELPTGPGLGIELDEDAMEDKIDHDWQNGQTYDPDDGSVIDW
- a CDS encoding T9SS type A sorting domain-containing protein is translated as MKNLQVIFACLVLLVGQVLLSDAKAPEPVIVPAPEGGDTNWGHSVDISGKILISGYTSYVGNGGGVFILEQKGKKWAVLNQFRTQDGNMRDWFGHAVAVSGNTAVISAYEFGGKKKTAGDVLGGGPGKVYTYKREGTKGFIPVQDFKAVDAQNDDRFGYAVDLGGEDLLAIGSPYHDEQKGAVYVYTQEGGKWEQTAKLQADDAAPRARLGWDVGVDGSTIIAGAPLSAAPDRNSGAAYVFKRQGDDWVQVAKLTPEDGDGGDTFGVSVDVSKSRVIVGANKDENEAKKRGSGSAYIFSSVGDTYTQEAKLNAKELQEDAGFGLTVSLSVNRALVGAPSTDTKSGDDSGAAYAFLKVGADWVLQAEIIPEKGGNEGAGLTSGDNMGSAVAIDGEFGRNFNFAAVGVQWDATGHGDDAGSVYIFDTEDEASLNLPLSVEPRGDLALTMFGDVKRTALLQNFPNPFNPETWIPYTLANDADVSVRIYDVQGKLIRQLDVGQQPAGSYLSREAAVYWNGKDLLGESVSSGVYFYTLKADAFSDTRRMVILK
- a CDS encoding TatD family hydrolase, with the protein product MLIDSHAHIQLDRFDADREVVLERAQEAGVHAILVIGFDIETSRGAIALAEKHDQVYATVGMHPHDAKDLHDETIHIFRDLAAHPRVLALGEMGLDYYRDFSPRPIQKAAFERQLDLAEELDLPIVIHNREAYHDILPILQARRGRVRGVMHCFSADVEIMRQSLALGFHIGIGGPVTYRKSDALQEVAQKVPADALLVETDCPWLAPQFRRGKRNEPAYVRATAEKKEIGEITTQNFEGLFITS